In Hyphomicrobium denitrificans ATCC 51888, the DNA window TGATCGTGCGTTCGCCATGGCGCCCGAACGAAAGATCGAAGCGAGATCTATGATCTTGCTTCTCGCCGTATTGAGGGCGCCGGTCGACTTGTCCGTTCCAATAGACGTTCATCGGAACAAAACCTCCGACATCAGTCTGTCCGCAACGTCATCAATGCCTTCCTGCTGACGGCAGTTCGTGAATGCGAGAGGCCTTCCTCCGCGTGCCGCCGTTGCCTCGCGATTCATGAGTTCGAGATCAACGCCGACGTGCGGCGCGAGATCGGTTTTGTTGATGACCAGAAGATCGCACTTGATGAGCCCCGGCCCGTTTTTACGCGGGATGTCGTCTCCGCCGGCGACGTCGATCACGAACATCCACCAATCGACGAGATCCAGCGAGAACGTCGATGCGAGGTTATCGCCGCCGCTTTCGATCAAGATCAGTTCCACATCTGGAAACTGCGCCTCGAGATCATCCGCCGCCGCGATGTTCAAGGTGGGATCTTCGCGAATAACGGTATGAGGACAGGCCCCGGCCTCGACGGCTGCAACGCGCTTCGGGT includes these proteins:
- the ureG gene encoding urease accessory protein UreG — encoded protein: MNVSAQHSLTEKLRIGAARVGIGGPVGSGKTALIERLIPAFARRNVSLAIVTNDLVTAEDANRIRRSGLIDPKRVAAVEAGACPHTVIREDPTLNIAAADDLEAQFPDVELILIESGGDNLASTFSLDLVDWWMFVIDVAGGDDIPRKNGPGLIKCDLLVINKTDLAPHVGVDLELMNREATAARGGRPLAFTNCRQQEGIDDVADRLMSEVLFR